Proteins co-encoded in one Bacillus paramycoides genomic window:
- the hepT gene encoding type VII toxin-antitoxin system HepT family RNase toxin — MKNEVILNKISTIERCIKRIQDVYGNDPENLEDFTKQDSIILNIQRACEASIDLAMHIVAGKKLGLPQSSREAFDLLVTAGLLSADLANKLKAMVGFRNIAVHDYQSVNLDIVRQIIEKHLTDFKIFTKEVMGILEF; from the coding sequence ATGAAGAATGAGGTTATTTTAAATAAAATTTCTACAATAGAGCGTTGTATAAAAAGAATCCAAGATGTATATGGAAATGACCCTGAAAATTTAGAGGACTTTACAAAACAAGATTCAATAATATTGAACATACAAAGAGCTTGTGAAGCGAGTATTGATTTAGCAATGCATATTGTTGCAGGGAAAAAATTAGGACTACCCCAATCTAGTCGAGAGGCCTTTGACTTATTGGTTACAGCAGGATTACTTAGCGCAGATCTAGCAAATAAGTTAAAGGCGATGGTTGGATTTCGTAATATTGCTGTTCATGATTATCAAAGTGTAAATTTAGATATTGTTCGTCAAATTATCGAAAAACATTTAACTGATTTTAAAATATTTACGAAAGAAGTAATGGGGATATTGGAATTTTAG
- the mntA gene encoding type VII toxin-antitoxin system MntA family adenylyltransferase antitoxin, giving the protein MIFQSMITAIIEKLQETVNPYWIIVFGSTAENREREDSDIDIAYLSDTTLGNYERFLLAQDLANIVHRDVDLVDLSEASTVFQAQIIHTGKTIFCSDEKRKVIFEMKTLKMYSKLNEERQIVFDNIKKRGSIYEE; this is encoded by the coding sequence ATGATTTTTCAAAGCATGATAACAGCTATTATAGAAAAATTACAAGAGACGGTGAATCCCTATTGGATAATTGTGTTTGGCTCAACGGCTGAGAACAGAGAACGAGAAGATAGTGATATTGATATAGCTTATTTAAGTGACACAACTTTAGGGAACTATGAACGTTTTTTATTAGCACAGGATTTAGCTAACATTGTTCATAGAGATGTTGATTTAGTTGATTTATCCGAAGCTTCTACAGTTTTTCAAGCTCAGATTATACATACAGGAAAGACAATATTTTGTTCGGATGAAAAACGTAAGGTTATTTTTGAAATGAAAACCTTAAAAATGTATTCAAAGTTGAATGAAGAACGACAGATTGTATTTGATAATATAAAGAAAAGAGGTTCTATATATGAAGAATGA
- a CDS encoding YxeA family protein — translation MKRIVLMCSVFVFLTVILTGCNLNRLGTDTHYVQITKDGEKLKEKNVNGDTTYQYKLTGFDKDGKEKEMEFTALKNLRKEAFLRIYYSEKKGVKSWEEVKKDELPTKVKEKLKVD, via the coding sequence ATGAAACGAATAGTACTTATGTGTAGTGTTTTTGTTTTCTTGACAGTAATATTAACAGGTTGTAACCTAAACCGTCTTGGTACAGATACACATTATGTACAAATTACCAAAGATGGTGAAAAATTAAAAGAGAAAAATGTAAATGGGGATACGACTTACCAATATAAATTAACTGGATTTGATAAGGATGGTAAAGAGAAAGAAATGGAGTTTACAGCGTTAAAAAACCTTCGTAAAGAAGCATTTTTACGTATATATTACTCTGAGAAAAAAGGTGTGAAATCTTGGGAAGAGGTTAAGAAAGACGAACTCCCTACAAAGGTAAAAGAAAAATTAAAGGTGGATTAA
- a CDS encoding S8 family peptidase: MKIFKGILVSSIALTAFNGVGGILPSEKSEVAYAATYNYSNKQLNSTVHKQATKQLILKFKNEVNLPYQDGIEKFIREEKQDPEFIGILAEYPNVTINRLFNSLNPKEIKNLGKEIKDSDHISSNLLNYYIVETQDGIDVQALLTKIEKSSLVETAYLQEEEASPAERLPNLSVNPYDEPRLTRQGYLEPAPLGINAPYAWSIKGGDGKGTTFVDMEYGWLFSHEDLVNQKIELISGQNKSEHHDHGTSVLGIVSAEDNNIGGIGIAPKAKVKVVSQIRDNGNYNTADAILSAVNNMQAGDILLLEAQATYDGYGDKNYFPVEVKPDIFDAIRLGTNKGIIIIEAGSNGGNDLDQFRDRNGKQVLNRNSPDFKDSGAIMVGAASARVPHKRSYFSNYGSRVDVYGWGNAVDTTDAKPSEFTTNLYTSSFSGTSSASPIIAGAAASIQGIAKNNKGKVYTPSQLRNILSDPSTGTKSNDPVSDKIGVLPDLKAILSKLGFSPNLGNDSSIVFPEEQEINKGNQGSTITFPKEESENSEGNSNFIFPE; the protein is encoded by the coding sequence TTGAAAATTTTTAAGGGAATTCTAGTTTCTTCAATTGCATTAACAGCATTTAATGGAGTAGGTGGTATACTTCCAAGTGAAAAATCAGAAGTTGCCTACGCAGCTACTTACAATTATTCAAATAAGCAATTGAATTCTACTGTACATAAGCAAGCTACTAAACAATTAATTTTAAAATTTAAAAATGAAGTGAATTTACCATATCAGGATGGAATAGAAAAATTCATTAGAGAAGAAAAACAAGATCCTGAATTCATTGGAATTTTAGCTGAATATCCAAATGTAACTATAAATCGACTTTTTAATTCTTTAAATCCTAAAGAAATTAAAAATCTAGGTAAAGAAATAAAAGATTCTGATCATATTTCTTCTAATTTGCTAAACTACTATATTGTAGAAACTCAAGATGGTATTGATGTACAAGCGTTACTTACAAAAATTGAGAAATCATCTCTTGTTGAAACAGCGTATTTACAGGAAGAAGAGGCGTCACCAGCAGAGCGTTTACCAAATTTATCTGTTAACCCATATGATGAGCCTAGACTTACAAGACAAGGTTATCTTGAACCAGCACCATTAGGAATTAATGCACCTTATGCCTGGAGCATAAAAGGTGGGGATGGAAAAGGGACTACATTCGTAGATATGGAGTATGGGTGGTTATTTAGTCATGAGGATTTAGTGAATCAAAAGATTGAATTGATATCTGGACAGAATAAAAGCGAGCACCATGATCATGGTACTTCAGTCTTAGGAATTGTTTCGGCAGAGGATAATAACATAGGCGGAATTGGAATCGCACCCAAAGCTAAGGTAAAGGTTGTATCTCAAATTAGGGATAACGGAAATTATAATACAGCTGATGCTATATTAAGTGCAGTTAACAATATGCAAGCTGGAGATATTCTTTTATTAGAAGCCCAAGCAACTTACGATGGATATGGAGATAAGAATTATTTCCCTGTAGAAGTAAAACCGGATATATTTGATGCAATTCGTCTGGGAACAAATAAGGGGATTATTATTATTGAAGCAGGTTCAAACGGCGGAAATGATTTAGATCAATTTAGAGACCGTAATGGTAAACAAGTTTTAAATCGTAATAGTCCTGATTTTAAAGATTCAGGGGCAATTATGGTTGGGGCAGCTTCTGCAAGAGTTCCTCATAAGCGTTCATATTTCTCTAATTATGGTAGTAGAGTAGACGTGTATGGATGGGGGAATGCAGTAGATACAACAGATGCTAAACCAAGTGAATTTACAACAAATCTATATACTTCTAGCTTTAGTGGAACATCTAGCGCATCACCTATTATTGCTGGTGCTGCTGCATCAATTCAAGGAATTGCAAAAAATAATAAGGGAAAAGTATATACACCAAGCCAGCTTAGGAATATTTTAAGCGACCCTAGTACTGGAACGAAATCTAACGATCCAGTCTCTGATAAAATTGGTGTTTTACCTGACTTAAAAGCCATTTTATCTAAACTTGGTTTTTCACCAAACTTAGGGAATGATTCTTCCATTGTATTTCCTGAAGAACAAGAAATAAATAAAGGAAATCAAGGTTCTACTATTACGTTCCCGAAAGAGGAGTCCGAAAATAGTGAAGGGAACTCTAATTTCATTTTCCCAGAATAA
- a CDS encoding RsfA family transcriptional regulator has product MVISRQDSWTNDNDLLLASTVLQYIRNGGTQLAAFKEVAKLLARTPAACGFRWNSYVRKQYQDEIQQAKQHRKVGNSIPLSQPEKETNSLSNTLDDIILFLQNYKDVNELTILQNQIEDLEAENQSLLQRLTMYEEEYRMLLNHIDRSRSLVVID; this is encoded by the coding sequence GTGGTAATTTCAAGACAAGATTCTTGGACTAATGATAACGATTTACTTCTCGCATCAACAGTACTTCAGTATATTCGTAACGGTGGAACACAGTTAGCTGCATTCAAAGAAGTAGCAAAACTACTAGCTAGAACACCCGCAGCTTGTGGATTTCGTTGGAATTCATATGTGAGAAAACAATACCAAGACGAAATACAACAAGCCAAACAACACCGAAAAGTGGGAAACAGCATTCCTCTCTCCCAACCAGAAAAAGAAACAAACTCTTTGTCTAATACATTAGATGACATTATTCTCTTTCTACAAAATTATAAAGATGTAAATGAATTGACAATTTTACAAAATCAAATTGAAGATTTAGAAGCTGAGAATCAATCCCTTCTACAACGTTTAACTATGTATGAAGAAGAGTATCGTATGTTACTTAATCATATTGATAGGTCAAGGAGTTTAGTTGTAATTGATTAA
- a CDS encoding acyltransferase family protein has protein sequence MTKPFKKNSRYMVGLDSLRGLAILGVILYHINFNWMPGGFLGVTVFFVLSGYLITDILAMEWKRNKRIDLKKFWLSRARRLLPAMLVMLVITLAWITIFHSSLLEKMRGDSLAALFYVSNWWYIYHKLSYFDNFNQISPLNHFWSLAVEEQFYVVWPFIISLGLYYIKKQSRMILLICLGVFASALAMAILYEPGVDPSRIYYGTDTRAFSLLIGAVLALVWPSNRLANKIIPKARFILDVVGGIALIIILVMFWKTNQYDPFLYKGGMVLLSIATALLVANLAHPASRIAQFLRFRPLRWIGVRSYGIYLWHYPILTLTTPKVNAGDFSIIRAILQFLLIILIAQISWKFIEKPIRQGALRNIQFKNLRLQNVTLGVKLALVCSLFFSSIAVLGLSNASKAKENYQQDKVEAVQTQPAPHPVAVWEKPNQETPLNQGESKEVNSAHPKNPLTVTAIGDSVMIDITPYLKNTFPDIRIDAQIGRQLSKAIPVVEQLKNEGNLGNYVIIGLGTNGAFTTEQLVSLIKLIGNERKIIFINTRVPRPWESIVNERLKVTVTKYPNVTLVDWYAASAGKRDYFAPDGVHLTNVGAEAYTVLVAKAVNQ, from the coding sequence ATGACTAAACCTTTTAAAAAAAATAGTCGTTATATGGTAGGGTTGGACAGTCTAAGAGGTCTAGCTATACTAGGTGTTATTTTGTATCATATTAATTTTAATTGGATGCCTGGAGGATTTTTAGGAGTTACAGTATTTTTCGTACTTTCAGGTTATTTAATTACAGATATTCTAGCCATGGAGTGGAAGAGAAATAAGAGAATTGATTTGAAAAAATTCTGGCTTAGTAGGGCAAGAAGATTGCTTCCAGCAATGCTTGTTATGCTCGTTATAACATTGGCATGGATTACGATTTTTCATAGCTCTTTACTTGAAAAAATGCGTGGAGATTCATTAGCGGCATTATTTTATGTTAGTAACTGGTGGTATATTTATCATAAATTATCGTACTTTGATAATTTCAACCAGATTTCTCCATTAAATCATTTTTGGTCGTTAGCAGTTGAGGAACAATTCTATGTTGTCTGGCCGTTTATTATTAGTTTAGGACTTTACTACATAAAAAAACAATCCCGTATGATTTTATTGATTTGTCTAGGAGTATTTGCTTCAGCTTTAGCAATGGCAATTTTGTATGAACCTGGAGTTGATCCGAGCAGAATATATTATGGTACAGATACGAGGGCCTTTTCCTTACTTATTGGAGCGGTACTTGCTTTAGTCTGGCCAAGCAATAGGCTTGCTAATAAAATTATCCCGAAGGCGCGTTTCATCCTTGATGTAGTAGGGGGCATTGCTCTTATTATTATTTTGGTTATGTTTTGGAAGACCAATCAATATGATCCATTTCTATACAAGGGAGGAATGGTTCTTTTATCAATTGCAACAGCATTGTTAGTGGCAAATCTAGCTCATCCAGCTAGTCGTATTGCTCAATTTTTACGATTTAGACCTTTACGTTGGATAGGGGTAAGATCGTATGGCATATACCTCTGGCATTATCCAATTCTCACATTAACGACTCCAAAAGTAAATGCAGGGGATTTTTCAATAATAAGAGCAATCCTTCAATTTCTTTTAATAATATTGATTGCGCAAATTTCATGGAAGTTTATCGAAAAACCAATCCGACAAGGTGCGCTCCGGAACATTCAGTTTAAGAACTTAAGACTTCAAAATGTCACTTTAGGTGTTAAGTTAGCTTTAGTTTGTTCATTATTCTTTTCGTCAATAGCAGTTTTAGGGTTATCAAATGCTAGTAAGGCTAAGGAGAATTATCAACAAGATAAGGTGGAAGCAGTACAAACACAACCGGCGCCACATCCAGTTGCTGTTTGGGAAAAACCAAATCAAGAAACGCCTCTAAATCAAGGGGAATCAAAAGAAGTAAATTCTGCACACCCTAAAAATCCACTCACAGTTACTGCGATAGGCGATTCCGTTATGATTGATATTACTCCATATTTAAAAAATACTTTTCCTGATATTAGGATTGATGCGCAAATTGGCCGTCAGCTGTCAAAAGCGATTCCAGTAGTTGAACAGTTAAAAAATGAAGGGAATTTAGGAAACTATGTCATTATCGGATTAGGTACAAATGGAGCCTTTACTACTGAGCAACTTGTTTCATTAATAAAATTAATTGGAAACGAACGTAAAATAATATTTATTAATACGAGAGTGCCACGTCCGTGGGAATCAATTGTGAACGAGAGACTGAAAGTAACAGTAACTAAATATCCTAATGTAACTCTAGTTGATTGGTATGCAGCAAGTGCTGGAAAGAGGGACTACTTTGCACCTGATGGTGTGCATTTAACCAATGTAGGTGCAGAAGCATACACAGTCCTTGTGGCTAAAGCGGTTAATCAATAA
- a CDS encoding cell wall hydrolase, translated as MKLCKAKTWLPLSAAMITVVSNPVGTAASTVYTVQKNDTLEAISKQYEVSVQSLKQENNKANDQINIGERLTIPISSTANKYVPKNNSPVSNNTYQAIYQVKSGDTLSSISQQYKVSIQSIKQNNNVDENHIFVGQHLKIDTGISLQEVDLMARLVNAEAGGEPHAGKVAVAKVVLNRANANGFPNTITGVIYEPIKNGYAFTPVTDGRINQPATQEARMAVEEALTSKGTNSDWLYFYNPKTSTDQWITTRQTVAQIGNHLFAK; from the coding sequence ATGAAGTTATGTAAGGCGAAAACCTGGTTACCATTATCTGCTGCAATGATTACAGTAGTATCAAATCCAGTAGGGACTGCGGCTTCAACGGTTTATACGGTTCAAAAGAATGATACCCTAGAAGCAATAAGTAAACAATATGAGGTGTCCGTACAATCACTTAAACAAGAAAATAATAAAGCAAATGATCAAATTAATATTGGAGAACGTTTAACAATTCCGATATCGTCAACTGCAAACAAATATGTTCCAAAAAATAATTCACCAGTTTCAAATAATACATATCAAGCAATTTACCAAGTAAAAAGTGGGGATACATTAAGTTCTATATCACAACAATATAAGGTTTCAATACAGTCAATAAAACAAAACAATAACGTAGATGAAAACCATATTTTTGTCGGTCAGCACTTAAAGATTGATACTGGTATTTCATTACAAGAAGTGGACTTAATGGCCAGGTTAGTAAATGCAGAAGCAGGAGGAGAACCGCATGCAGGAAAGGTTGCGGTTGCAAAGGTAGTATTAAATCGTGCTAACGCAAATGGTTTTCCAAATACAATTACAGGTGTAATTTATGAACCCATTAAAAATGGTTATGCATTTACTCCTGTTACAGACGGTAGAATTAATCAGCCTGCTACACAGGAAGCAAGAATGGCAGTAGAAGAGGCTCTCACTTCAAAAGGAACAAATTCTGATTGGCTTTATTTCTACAATCCCAAAACCTCGACTGATCAATGGATTACAACACGTCAAACCGTTGCACAAATTGGAAACCATCTGTTTGCTAAATAA
- a CDS encoding Rpn family recombination-promoting nuclease/putative transposase: protein MSTKLVNLRIDFAFKQLFGTKGNEEILTGFLNAILEESLDAPITSLQLDDPHLHKSYEDDKLSILDLLATLDNGTQVNIEIQLRNTHDMVKRSLYYWSKLYTSQMQEGMPYRSLRKTITINLLDFILFSQDDAFHTIGQLWNTKMQQLLSDDIEIHFVEIPKLVKQWREEKVNPWENTFVRWMLLLPAHEDEHLTQTLEEIAMNQDPILQKAINKWENMSHDSSFRTAYEAREKLLLDEQAKLAHAEQEGMEKGIEQGKMQMIRGMHEIGVPLETIAKASKLSVKEIERILNLK from the coding sequence ATGTCCACTAAATTAGTGAATTTACGCATTGATTTTGCTTTTAAACAGTTATTTGGAACAAAAGGAAATGAGGAAATTTTAACTGGTTTCCTAAATGCAATTTTAGAGGAATCTTTAGATGCACCTATTACTTCGCTACAATTAGATGATCCACATCTCCATAAATCTTATGAAGATGATAAGTTATCGATTTTAGACCTATTAGCAACGCTAGATAATGGAACGCAAGTGAATATTGAAATTCAGCTTCGAAATACACATGATATGGTAAAGAGATCATTATATTACTGGAGTAAACTTTATACATCCCAAATGCAAGAAGGAATGCCATATCGTTCACTTCGGAAAACTATTACCATTAACTTACTAGATTTTATTTTATTTTCTCAGGATGATGCATTTCATACCATCGGGCAATTATGGAATACTAAAATGCAGCAACTCCTAAGTGACGACATTGAAATACATTTTGTAGAGATACCGAAATTGGTAAAACAATGGCGTGAAGAAAAAGTAAACCCGTGGGAAAATACATTTGTTCGTTGGATGTTATTATTACCAGCGCATGAAGATGAACATTTAACTCAAACATTGGAGGAGATTGCGATGAATCAAGATCCAATTTTACAAAAGGCAATAAATAAATGGGAAAATATGAGCCATGATTCTTCTTTTAGAACAGCGTACGAAGCTCGAGAGAAATTGCTTTTAGATGAACAAGCCAAGCTAGCACATGCAGAACAAGAGGGCATGGAAAAAGGTATTGAGCAAGGTAAGATGCAGATGATCCGAGGAATGCATGAAATTGGTGTACCACTTGAAACTATTGCAAAAGCAAGTAAGTTGAGTGTGAAGGAAATAGAACGTATCTTAAATCTAAAATAA